A single genomic interval of Nomascus leucogenys isolate Asia chromosome 3, Asia_NLE_v1, whole genome shotgun sequence harbors:
- the LBX1 gene encoding transcription factor LBX1, with product MTSKEDGKAAPGEERRRSPLDHLPPPANSNKPLTPFSIEDILNKPSVRRSYSLCGAAHLLAAADKHAPGGLPLAGRALLSQTSPLCALEELASKTFKGLEVSVLQAAEGRDGMTIFGQRQTPKKRRKSRTAFTNHQIYELEKRFLYQKYLSPADRDQIAQQLGLTNAQVITWFQNRRAKLKRDLEEMKADVESAKKLGPSGQMDIVALAELEQNSEATAGGGGGCGRAKSRPGSPVLPPGAPQAPGAGPLQLSPASPLTDQPASSQDCSEDEEDEEIDVDD from the exons ATGACTTCCAAGGAGGACGGCAAGGCGGCGCCGGGGGAGGAGCGGCGGCGCAGTCCGCTGGACCACCTGCCTCCGCCTGCCAACTCCAACAAGCCACTGACGCCGTTCAGCATCGAGGACATCCTGAACAAGCCGTCTGTGCGGAGAAGTTACTCGCTGTGCGGGGCGGCGCACCTGCTGGCCGCCGCGGACAAGCACGCGCCGGGCGGCTTGCCCCTGGCGGGCCGCGCGCTGCTCTCGCAGACCTCGCCGCTGTGCGCGCTGGAGGAGCTCGCCAGCAAGACGTTTAAGGGGCTGGAAGTCAGCGTTCTGCAGGCAGCCGAAG GCCGCGACGGGATGACCATCTTTGGGCAGCGGCAGACCCCAAAGAAGCGGCGAAAGTCGCGCACGGCCTTCACCAACCACCAGATCTATGAATTGGAAAAGCGCTTTCTATACCAGAAGTACCTGTCCCCCGCCGATCGCGACCAAATCGCGCAGCAGCTGGGCCTCACCAACGCGCAAGTCATCACCTGGTTCCAGAATCGGCGCGCTAAGCTCAAGCGGGACCTGGAGGAGATGAAGGCCGACGTAGAGTCCGCCAAGAAACTGGGCCCCAGCGGGCAGATGGACATCGTGGCGCTGGCCGAACTCGAGCAGAACTCGGAGGCCACAGCCGGCGGTGGCGGCGGCTGCGGCAGGGCCAAGTCGAGGCCCGGCTCTCCGGTCCTCCCGCCAGGCGCCCCGCAGGCCCCGGGCGCTGGCCCCCTGCAGCTCTCGCCTGCCTCTCCGCTCACGGACCAGCCGGCCAGCAGCCAGGACTGCTCGGAGGACGAGGAAGACGAAGAGATCGACGTGGACGATTGA
- the LOC100582306 gene encoding uncharacterized protein LOC100582306 isoform X1: MRLSVRALRRARPELFVNYISGSFIAPEPRATEKPPPPPQTASRAPGAPASRRPSRNDSTGPKVSVSPTRDVEPERVVGTPAREGRGRRAGQPMGCRALETFPPILTMSPFCQRRN, from the exons ATGCGCCTGTCAGTCCGGGCGCTGCGCCGGGCTCGGCCCGAGCTGTTTGTAAATTACATTAGCGGCTCCTTTATTGCACCCGAACCTCGGGCGACTGAAAAGCCACCGCCCCCACCCCAAACTGCGAGCCGCGCTCCTGGCGCACCCGCCTCCCGCCGGCCTAGCCGCAATGACAGCACCGGCCCAAAGGTCTCGGTCTCTCCGACCCGAGATGTGGAGCCCGAAAGGGTGGTGGGAACCCCAGCCCGGGAGGGACGCGGCCGCCGCGCGGGCCAG ccgATGGGGTGCCGGGCGTTAGAAACCTTCCCTCCAATCCTCACCATGTCTCCATTTTgccaaagaagaaactga
- the LOC100582306 gene encoding uncharacterized protein LOC100582306 isoform X2 — MTAPAQRSRSLRPEMWSPKGWWEPQPGRDAAAARARSPYPGHLWKPAHLLHQTFPNTVVQPLPPLPKNSIVWGSGIFWTPGSPTRLPLVPLLQSNEPMGCRALETFPPILTMSPFCQRRN, encoded by the exons ATGACAGCACCGGCCCAAAGGTCTCGGTCTCTCCGACCCGAGATGTGGAGCCCGAAAGGGTGGTGGGAACCCCAGCCCGGGAGGGACGCGGCCGCCGCGCGGGCCAG ATCCCCTTATCCAGGCCACCTTTGGAAACCAGCCCACCTGCTACACCAAACTTTTCCCAACACTGTGGTCCAACCCCTACCTCCACTGCCAAAAAACTCCATTGTGTGGGGGTCTGGAATCTTCTGGACTCCTGGGAGCCCAACCCGCTTGCCTCTTGTACCCCTCTTGCAGAGCAATGAG ccgATGGGGTGCCGGGCGTTAGAAACCTTCCCTCCAATCCTCACCATGTCTCCATTTTgccaaagaagaaactga